AGACTCAGCAGCCCAGCACTGGAAAAATACAAGAGCATTTTAAGAGAAAGCTAAGAGATGAAAGTTGCTCTCTCTTTAAAACTGGATGCCGCCGGTGTGGAAGTAATGTGAAAGTGTGACTTTCGGAGAAGTTTTGAAGTTGATGGGATGTGAAAGACCCTGGCAGCCTGCCTGTTTCTACCCATTGTGACCCTCCCTGTGCTTTCTTGCATATCCACTTCCACATTCCTGACTGAGTGAGCCTTCCAGCCTCCCTGCCCACAGCTCACACCATCGCCTCTCGCCTGCCTGTCTCGGCCTACATCACTCCTCCAGACTGCAACCCTTACTCTAGTTATGTGTTGTCTTTATTAGGCATGCAATACGTCTGCAACTGCACCAAGGTCAGCTCCTTTTTTTCTAGTGGTCAGTGGGTGGAGCTGTTAAAGTGTTAGGCTGTTTCCTATCACATatcctgttgttgttttttttttcttgaagcaAGTTAGAATATAAAATCTATGATCCtgtgactcacctggagaaacacCCCTAAATCAAATATTACTGATTGACAGCTGGTAGCAGAAGGGTAGTTAATGTGAATATGAGCTCTTTTTATGACATGAAATCATAAAAGAGAGTGAAGTAGGAGTGGTTTGtgtctggctgctgctgcactctgcCCTTCCTTCATTGTAACTGTTTCAGGCTATTTTTGGGGCGTTTAGTCAAAGGCCAGACAGTAATGGAAAGATGAAGTGATGTAGTATTCTCAAAATAATTTATGGGATGTCACTGGGATTGTAGATGAACATCCTCCCAGGTGATGAACTGCATGCATACTAGTGTTGCAGATACAAAATAAGCTTAACGTATTAACCAGTAGTCCTATATATTCACTTTTCTGCACCCTGTCCTTCACATATACAAGTGCTCCTACCAAGGCAAGCTAGTTAATAAAAATCTTTTGCTCGATCATCACTGATCTCTGGCTTTGCTTTTTCAACTGTCTTGTTTCTCTGGGTTCAGAGTCCGTCACAATGAAAAATTTTCAGATTGAAACTATTTCcacaaaccaaaaacagaccagtcaaaatctgaactgagTAAGTTTCAGGGAACCTGTGGTTAAGCAGGGGAAAGTGAAAGGCCTTGATTATCAGtgttctgctgcagattatCCATCGTCACAATAACCAACACACCAGTTGGCATTTCCCGTACTCTGTCATTAACAAAACTGCAGCTTGTGTATTTTGCTgtccttaaaatgcagctgaatgCCAGTCTAAACAGAAATGGCAGGAATGTTTTTGTAGAGGAAAAATACTAGTTTAGAGCTTTCCAGGAGCCCAGCTAGGAAAATAACACTTGAATGCAAGTCTGATGTCTGAAATAACTTCCTATGTGTTTTCACAGCAATTTTTGAGGGACGACAACAAGCGAGGAGCAGAAGAACAGAGAGGTTAAATGCTTGGACAAGAGCTGAGGGTCAAGATGTGAATGGACTCCAGCTTGCAGCTCCAGGACTAAAGCACAAGGTGAGAACAAAATATTGTGAATAGTTTCTGTCGGGTTGGTTAGCCTATATTTAGATTTGTAATGAAAACGGCTGCTAGGACTTGTCATGACAGGTCATCTTTCAGGACATGATGGAGAAGACGATAAAGGAAAATACAGAAGGAGATGAAGGAAGGTGATAATTTTCACTCAAGAGACTAAAGGGTTACTAGAGACTAGctcaaatttgttttttaaagaaataaacttttacttttttacataGATAATCTGAGTTTGTGCTAAATTATTTGCAGAGCATTCTTAAAGAAGATTTCTGGTGTATGATAATGAAGGCTTTGCAACTTTAGACATGAAAAGAGACAGTTATGTAAGAATGCTATATTAAAGCTGAGAGAAGGAGAGGTAATGAGTCTAAACTCCTGCAAATGAGGAAGTCAGCTCATGAATTAAATGTGACTCCATGTGACATCTGTGTGATTTAGGCTGAGAGTTATATCTGTTTCTGTTCAGTCGTCTATCTTGTAATTGTGCGCTATGTTGAAATTGAATAGTTCACTTTGATACCTATGTGTTAACTCAAGCTAAGTGGAAAATACATGCTCACTGTGGCATCGTGGTATTGTGTCTTTTTCCCGTCATGCATCAGTGAAATAGGAACACAAAAGTAGGAAGCCTTGACAGTCTGTAATACATCAACATGACTTACCTGCAGTTTGTGTTGGTGCTGTCAGTCAGCGGTGATGACTTCAGTGATGAGGTTTGGCTCCCAGATCAGAGTAGTGCTACTGCAGCGATGGGGTGTTTTCAGGAAACCAGCAGTCCCAAGCCAGATGGAGTAACTGCACTTTGTGGCTGTGAGTGAAGGATAGATTATCTTACCAACCTGGGTTGTGTTGCTTCGTTCTGGTTGTTCCAGTGAAACGTTGGTCAGCCTGAGTGCTGTTATGTGCCTCTCCTCTCTGACAAAATTCCAGATGTGCTGGAAGGGAGGAGCTTCTgttgttgctgctccagtcAGCAAACTTTTTTGCGTGTTGCAGAACAGGGGAGTTTCTGAAGAGAGAGCAGCACAATAAGggtgagagaaaggggaggaGGCCAGAATTGGGAGGGACCTCCTTGCATTGTAAAGCCGTGTATTATCTTGCATAGTAGAGACATTCTTTAAACAACTAGATGTACAAAAAGTGAAAAGGAAGAACcattctttttttaactttccaggTTTGGTTGCAGTCTGTATGTTACAAATTGCACAAGGCCTGACCTTCATGTTATCAGACAAATTTACAGCAAAGTCAACAAGCAGCCAAAATGTATGAACTCCACATCGCTGAGGCAGTTTTATAATGTTTAAGTTTTCTGTATTGTATAATATCACAACCTCAGATTAGTAAAATAGGgaggatatttttttcttgcaaagaCATAACCCTGTTTTCTCTCTGGATTTTGTTAAGCAGCAATAAGAGTAGAACAGTAGACAATCTCAAAAACTTTCAGCCTTTAACTTAGTCTAGATGTTAACCTTTTAACAGATAATCAATTTTAGGAGTCTTTATTAACACAATGACCTTTAGGCCTCTGGTTGTTAAAGTTTACTCAAATATGCTTAATGGGTGAGAAGGAATTAATAGAAATCGACTGGAGCTGGTCATCAGtacagaggaagaggagtgaTGATGATCATTCCGctctgctgccatcatgtggCCATTATGGATACTGGCCTACTTAGAAACAGTGTTCTTTATACAGTAtatgatttgtgtttgtgtcaacaGTACTGACACATTCATCGCTTTTGAATGTTAATCTTTGAATGTACGGCTGCAACTAATGGTTTTAATCCACACTGACcaatctgcagattatttctgtgttaaagtgtccaaaaaatatgaaaaatacatttctcaaaacaatccGACATCTTCAGAGGTCTTGATTTAATCAGCCAGCTTTCCAAAACTATATTGTCTCATAACAGAAGTAAActtgtttagttgttttgcatttcaggtaaaaaaaaaattactgagtTCATCAAAATGTGTGTCAGTCCATTTTCTGTTAATCAATCAGAGCCTGTTCTCTTCTCTATTTGATTGAGTTCTCATAGGTACATTTAGATATCATTAGGTAACCGTCACAAACAGGAAGGATGATGATAACAGTCTTTGTGCTTATCAGAAAAACTAAGCAGCAACTCATTTGagtattttttcccccaagtaTTTGCTTTTTCTTGCTTATTCAATGTAAAGATTGGcagcttctgtttgtgtttttatgccagtGAAATCCGAGTGTTTCTAGATTTTGGACTGTTGACTGGagaagaccaaaaaaaacttaaaatcctTTGGCTGTATTAAACTGGATAATTTTCAGCAAAATCAGCAAATGAACCAGTGATGAATATAATTAATACTTGCAACCCTACATTATAGGTAGTCTTTGTACTGATTGTGGTGGTTATTTCTCATAAATAACACCTACACTCTTGACTACATACAACACCAACAGAAGAGCCAGAGTCAAAAATGACAGCTGAAGTTGTTAGGATGTTTGTTTGATGCATTTATTGACAAAGGTATGctgcatttttcaaattttgggctgcattaatgaattttaaactcttaaaaaccaaaaatagcacaaaaaaaggttatataaacaaaaaaagcaaataatcaaaaatgAGTTCATTATACAAGTTTGAATAATCACACATCCAACTTTCTCACATTCAATCCATAGGCATTTAAAGTGAAAATTATCCCAATAATTCCAGTAATTCACTGACAGCCAAAACCACTGTGATTATGTGATATGCAGGCGCACAAGTCCTGGTGAAACATTTTGTATGCTGCATAATGCCTCGGCAGCCTCAGCTTCTCAAAACAAGTGAGAGCTGTGGGAAGTTTGGCCTCTATTACTTCAACCTTCATCTCCGTGGCCGGCACCTCCCATCCGATCCAAAACTTTATGAGGCGCTTCAGCTCAGCAGGAGACGCTGTATTAAAATAGCAACACATCAGACGACACGTGTACtaaacagacagcagcttcaGAAGCCATCCCAGTAAAAATAGTGATACATACCATTTTCAATAAAAGTTTTCAGGTAGCCAGACACTCGATATACATCACTGATTTCAGATTCATCATCCTGTTTAACTGTGTAGTTCTCAAAGATGACAGTTATAGATAAAGGCCATATGATGCAGTCCAAGATCATCTGAAATGACATGTAACTCCTGCTGTAAAGCCCCATTTAAATGTATGCAAAGGAGCAGGAGTTTGGGTCAGTTTGTTGCattagtgtttgtttgttaggGTACCTGAGCTGTGACTTGTGTTTCTGATTCCCTTGGAAACAGGATTGGGATTACATCTCTCCTGTGAATGAGAAGTGGCCACAGTCCCGTCTCTTGTAGGCCTTTTCGGAGCTGATTGACTTGACGCCTTGTTTGCTTGATAACCTGCAATAAACATGGCAAACAGTCCGCAAAGGGATTCACCTGTAGTCTTGTCTTTGTTACTAGAAAGTGGACATGAATAAACGTAATTGTGATTTGAGGAGCCAGATGTTTAGAGCATATTCTCTGATGTTGTTAGGcagtttttttatgtcttcataTGGCTGATTTTACGATCCCAAAATGAGCTCATAGTAATAACCAAGGATCATTTGAATCATTTAAACTGACATGAATGATGCAGATTTTgtgtacttattttattggattttttcaCTGATGATGGTGCAAAGAGACTTTTGATGGAAGTGGGGGCAAAAAAgtctttaaataatttaaaatgtcattacaTTGAAATGTAAAGATAGGCTGGAAATTTGTCTTTATTGACACGACTCAGATTTCATCAGATTTTGTCCATAttgacaagaaaacacacttTAATGTAGCTTTTTACTGCATTCAGTTTCCTTTCTCTACCTTTCTAATTCCTTGGACAAAAGAACCCAAGCCTTTGTCAAGAGggttagagattttttttcctcttaaataaataaaaaataaagacgcAGGAATGCTCTTTTAAAGACGAAGTGAAATTATGTTTTACACATAAACAAGCGAGTGTGTTTGGCTGTAGGATGCAGAAAGTAACAGGAGCTGCAAAGCTGTAGCAGAATAAGTAGAAGGAGTTTGACATTACGGCATGCAAGAGGAGCTTTGCAGACAGCCATTTCCTGTTGATGGCATTTGGTGCCGGCAGATTCCACGACAGGCAGAGCTGATGGATGGAGTCAAATTCTCTTAAATCGCCCTCTCCATCAAGCTGCAGTAAAGCAtaatggaaaacacattttattcatgCAGCATGCACAGAATAAATTAGATTCATTGCAGTTTTAGGAGTCCAGGGCATCAAGTAACAGATGGAGCCTTCGGAGGCCGAAATAAATTTCTAGTTCATGTTGACCTCTGTTGAAATTGCTGCTCACCATTTTCACAGCATCCCGGATGTCGAGGTCAGGACAATCTTGCACCGTGACAGGAGTCGTCTCCTCAGAACCTCCAAATAGAATGTGAATAATAGCTGGGCTGAGTCCAGGGAAACTTGGACCGTGATGTAAGAAGGAATGACCAATTATTCGTCCCGCTACAGTGAACATGTTACTGTTGAGCAGCTCTTCTGAGACCGAGGGGATCTGGTGATCAGGCTCGCCTTCAAAGATTTTAGTGATTGCAACACTTCCTGAAATAATACCATAGATTGAGGTTTAAGAGAAGATTTGGAGTGCAAGTtgaccaaaaacaaataaatcagtgTATCAAAAAACTACCCTGACCTGAATGTAGTCAGAATAAGTTGTATTGAATGGTTAAGTGTCGATTTTGATAGTTTGAAATTaagatttctttttatttgaagCATTTTGTTCAGTTAGACATAAAGCTCACCTTAATTAATTTCCAACCATcccaaaatagaaaaaaagctaCTCATTGGAGTATTCATCTCAATATGAAGAttacccacaaacaaacaaaagaagaaaatttaaTTTTGAGTCTTGTATTCATTTTTCAGTTCTCCAGATTGAATTGGATATTTGAATGTATAGATGGTAGATGGATAACTAACCTTATTGTTTCTTATAAACGAGTGGACAGCCTGATACTAAATAGTGAACACTGCTTGACTTAATTATAGTACTTGCAGTTTCGTAAACCAGTTATGACAATAAACAGCAAAAGTAATCATTATAATGATGTGAAGCTTTTTAGAACTATACAGTTATACATCTAAAAAGTCACCGTTTACCATTTTGGATTGCGTCCTctattttttttagtgtaaCTTGAggacaaagtaaaacaaaataaatatttcgaTGTACACATTACTCACGAAAGGAAAAATTACAAGTTGCAACATCAATAATgacaatgaaataataataat
The nucleotide sequence above comes from Amphiprion ocellaris isolate individual 3 ecotype Okinawa chromosome 8, ASM2253959v1, whole genome shotgun sequence. Encoded proteins:
- the LOC118470857 gene encoding uncharacterized protein LOC118470857, with the translated sequence MDIRQDKEEQDRALLTFYGRDNVQWASPLHCKLQGDVATGSGVNRHMMSTVIFKLLSGFHINLGSVAITKIFEGEPDHQIPSVSEELLNSNMFTVAGRIIGHSFLHHGPSFPGLSPAIIHILFGGSEETTPVTVQDCPDLDIRDAVKMLDGEGDLREFDSIHQLCLSWNLPAPNAINRKWLSAKLLLHAVIKQTRRQVNQLRKGLQETGLWPLLIHRRDVIPILFPRESETQVTAQMILDCIIWPLSITVIFENYTVKQDDESEISDVYRVSGYLKTFIENASPAELKRLIKFWIGWEVPATEMKVEVIEAKLPTALTCFEKLRLPRHYAAYKMFHQDLCACISHNHSGFGCQ